The region ATTGATATTTAGAGAGATTGATGATTTGAAGGATCACAAATTGGAGATGTTTTATGATTAAAAAACTTATTTCTGTATAAATATTAGACCATTTTTATTTTTTGGCTTCTTTTTTGTAATACTCTTATTGTAGATACACTAATTATATTCAAAAAGTATAAAGAAGTTAATTTTTTTGATTAATAACAATTCTACTTTTTACTACAAGAATTCGAAAAGATAGAATTAATTATCTTGAGTATTGTGATTTCTTTAATTGAGTTATTGACTTATTTCTAATCGTATTCTAATGTTGTTTTAATCTGTATCTAATCAAATTCAAAGTGCCCTATAAGTATCAACTAATAATTTTGACCTTAAAATAAATAGACAATGTTTAAAAATACTTTAGTAACCGTTTTATGTGCCTTAAGTCTGGGAACTTTTGCTCAGGATGGCAACAAGAAAACACTAATACTATCAAAGGAAAGTGCTGAAGCAATGTTCTTAGAGCAGAATTTAGACCTGATTGCTAAGAATCTCGAGATATCACAAGCTGAAGCTCAGTTACTGCAAGCTCGTTTATGGCCCAACCCTACTTTTGAAGTTTCGGAAGTAAACTTCTGGCGAACTTCTGATATAGAAGAACAACCAAAACTAGTAGGAAACTGGGGTGAAGCACAGCAGTATGCCTTCAGAGTGGAGCAAATGATTCAAACAGGAGGTAAACGCAAAAAGACGATTGAGTTACAAAAGCTAACTATAGAAGAGAAAAGACAAGAGTTTGAAAGTATTATTAGAGAGCTTAAACTAGAGTTGAGAAATAACCTTTCTGATATTCAAATGCTTCAAGAGCAACGTAAGATATATGAGAAACAGATAGAAAGTACTCAGAGCCTTACATTGGCATATAAAAACCAGTTACAACAAGGGAATATTAGCCAAGCCCAGTATATCAGACTAAAAGCTGCAGAACTTCAGTTTAAAAAAGAGTTGGTTAACATCAACAAAGAACTAGAAGAAGCTATCAAAGACTTTAAGAATTATATCAGTATAGGCAATAATACACAAGTAGAAATAACTGATTTGCTAATCGCTCCCAATAAGGAGGTATCTGAATTAAAATTAGAGGACTGGATTATCTCAGCACAAGAAGAAAGACCAGATGCTTTAAAAAGCAAGACGCTAGAGAAACAGTCAGTAAAGCGATTCGAAATCGAGAAAGCACAACGAGTACCTGATATTACACTAGGTGTAGACTATGACAGAGGAGGGAATATAATGCGTGATTTCGTTGGTTTTGGAATTTCCTTTGACTTGCCAATATTCGATAGAAATAAAGGAAATATCAAAGAAGCAAAAATAGACATTGAATTAGCTAAACTAGATACACAAACCAAGCTAAATGAAATAGCTAATGATATCGTAGAGGCATTTAGAAACTATCACCACGCAGAGGCTTTATATAAAGATATTGAAAGTGATTATGAAGGGCAATTAGATCAGTTGCTTGACGCTTATCACAGGAACTTTCAAAAGAGAAATGTTAGCTTAATCGAGTACTTAGACTTTGTAGAGGCCTATATTGAGAATAAGACTATCCTATTAGAAACTAAGAAAGATCTAAATGATCACTTCGAGAAACTACAGTATGCTGTAGGGAAAGATTTATAAGATTTAAACGAAATGAAAATGACAAAATATTCTATACTTACATTAGCCTTATTCAATATAGCCTTAGTTAGCTGTAATAAGGGAAGTCAAAATACTGAAGAGACAACTCCTACTCAAGAGTGTCTTTCTGAAGCGATGAAAAACACGCTTAAGATGGAAAAAGTAACGCTTAGATCTGTAGAGCGTAGCTTAACGTTAAATGGATATATTGATTATAACCAAGATAAGACTGTTCCTTATAACAGTTTAGTAGATGGATTAGTATCTAATACATACTTCTCATTAGGAGACTATGTTACGAAAGGTCAGTTATTAGCTGAAATCAAAAGTACAGATACTAATGAGATATACAGCGAACTCAAATCTACTGAAGCAGAACTAAAAGTAGCCCTTAGAGAATTAGAGTCTGTAGAGTCTATGTATAAAGATGGTATCTCTTCTCAAAAAGAATTAGTAGAGGCACAAGAAGATGTAAAAACTTTAAAGAGTAAAGTAACTGCTTCTAAAAGTAGTTTAGCCATATTTAATAGTCATGGTGAATCTGGGGTAGTTAAAGTAGTCGCTCCACAGTCTGGATATATCGTGACAAAAAGTATTAGTACAGGTATGACTGTAAATGCAGGTGATGAACCCCTATTCACGATAGCGGATCTATCTGATGTATGGATTATGGCTAATGTATATACAACGAATATGCGCCATATACAACCTAATCAAGGTGTACAGGTCTCTACCCTAGCTTATCCTGATGAATATTTCGCAGGAAAAGTAACTAAAGTATCACAAGTGTTTGATGCAGAAGAGCGCGTGCTTAAAGCACAAATCTCTATGGTAAACAAGGAAATGAAATTAAAGCCAGGTATGTCTGCTGATATCATCATTCAGTTAGAAACTAATGATGGCAAATCATTAGCGATTCCTAATACAGCAATCATCTTTGACAATAATCAGAACTATGTGGTAGTCTATAAGAATGACTGTGAACAAGAAATTAGAAAGATTACACCAGTATCTAAAAACAATATCTATACATATGTAGCTGATGGAGTAAAAGAAAATGAGATGGTCGTTACTACAAATGAATTACTAATCTATGAGCAATTAACTAACAAATTGTAAGTAGTAAAAGCCTTTATTTATGCAAAAGTTCGTAAAAAATATAGTTTCTTTCTCACTTAAGAATACTTTCATCGTCATTTTCGGTGTCTTGTTATTGTTATTTGGAGGAATCTATAGTTATATACATACTCCTATTGAGGCCTTCCCTGATGTGACCAATACGAGAGCTCGTATTATCACGCAATGGCCAGGTCGTAGTGCGGAGGAAGTAGAAAAGTTTATTACTCTTCCTATCTCTAAAGAAGTGAATACTATTCCTAATAAAGCAGAGGTAAGATCAATATCCTTATTTGGTCTTTCTGTAGTGACCGTATTGTTTAACGATGAAGTAGATGACTTTTTCGCTCAACAATACGCTTCTAATAGAATGGGAAATGTAAACCTACCTGAAGGAGCTGAATTTGAAATAGAACCACCTTCTGGAGCTACAGGAGAGATATTTAGATATATCGTGAAGAGTGACCTTCCTATAAAAGAAGTTACTGCTATCCAAGACTGGGTAATCGAAAGAGAGTTACTTTCTGTACCTGGTGTAGCTGATGTAGTAAGCTTCGGTGGAGAAGAAAAGATTTACGAAATACAGATTAATCCAACAGAATTAATCAACTATGACTTATCTCCTTTAGATGTCTATGAGGCAGTAGAGAAAAGTAATATTAATGTAGGTGGTGATGTAATCCAACGTGGTGATCAGGCTTATGTCGTACGTGGTGTAGGATTATTAGATAATGCGGAGGATATAGAGAATATCTTAATCGAAGTAAAAGGAAGTACTCCTATCTTAGTCAAGCACGTAGCTAATGTAACTATCTCAGCTAAACCTCGTCTAGGACAAGTAAGCTATCAAGACGATGAAGATGTGGTACAAGGTATCGTCGTGATGCTACGTGGAGAAAATCCAAGTGCTGTCATCGAAAGTTTAAAAGCAAAAATAGATGATCTAAATGGCCGTATCTTACCTAAGAACGTTCAAATAGAAACTGTAGTAGATAGAACACATTTAGTAAATAATACAGTACACACTGTCTCTAAAAACTTAGTAGAAGGTGTGATATTAGTATCTATTATCGTCTTTATCTTCTTATATAACTGGCGTACGACGTTCATCGTAGCCTCTGTTATTCCCCTGGCATTCTTATTTGCTATTATAATGCTAAAGATACAAGGCTTACCAGCTAACCTTATTTCGATGGGTGCATTAGACTTCGGTTTACTACTAGAAGGAACACTTGTCATCGTAGAGCACGTCTTCGTCGGATTAGAGAAGCGAGCAGAACAAGTTGGTATGGCAAGGTTTAATAGAATGTCTAAACTAGGAACGATTAAGAAAAGTGCTACGAGTGTAGCAAGTTATATCTTCTTTGCCCTATTAATCTTAATTGTAGCTTTAATGCCTATCTTCTCTTTCCAAAAAGTAGAAGGTAAGATGTTCTCTCCCCTAGCCTTTACATTAGGATATGCCTTACTTGGTTCATTAATACTGAGTTTAACTTATGTGCCTGCGATGTGTAAATTGCTATTGACTAAGGACATTAAAGAACGCGAGAATATGATTTCTAAGTTCTTCAAAAACAATATCTATAAGATGTTCAACTGGAGTTTTACACATAAGAAATTAACTCTTTCTCTATTTGTAGGGTTATTAGTGATCTGTGGTGTGCGTTTTCATTATTATGGTTCAGAATTCTTACCTAAACTTAACGAAGGAGCACTTTATATCAGAGCTACACTACCGAGTAGTATTAACTTAGATGAATCAGTACGTCTATCTAAGGAAATGAAGGCGAAGATCAGAGAGTTTGATGAGGTCAAGTTTGTCTTATCTCAGACAGGGCGCCCTAATGATGGTACAGACCCTACTGGATTCTTTAATATAGAATTTCACGCAGAGTTAAAACCAGAAAATGAATGGAAACGTAAGATATCCAAAGACAAACTATTAGAGGAAATAAGATTACAGTTAGATAATTACCCTGGAGTAAACTTTGGATTCAGCCAACCTATACAGGATAACGTAGAGGAATACGTAGCAGGAGTTAAGAGTTCTCTTGTAATCAAGATATTTGGCGATGATTTATTCGAATTAGAGAAATACGCTAATCAAGTAGCCAAAAGCATTAAAGATGTAGAGGGAGTGACTGACTTAAATGTATTTAAAAACATCGGTCAACCAGAATTAAGAATAAAACTACATGATCACAAGATGGCCAAGTATGCTGTAACTACAGCAGATGCTCAGGCAGTAATAGCAATGACTATTGGTGGTCAGGCAGCTACGACACTCTATGAAAATGAAAGAATGTTCGACGTGGTACTGCGTTTTGACAAAGGATATAGAGACTCAGCAGAGAAAATAGAAGAGATATTAATCCCTTCATTAGATGGTAAACAAGTACCACTAAAAGAAATCGCTACAATAGATTATCACACAGGACCAGCCTTTATATATAGAGAAGGTGGTAGTAGATATATCGGTATAGGATTTAGTATTGAAGGACGAGATCTTGGAAGTACAATAGCAGAAGCAAGAGCTAAAGTAGATAAAGAAGTAAAACTGCCAGCAGCTAATAAAATGGAATGGGCAGGAGAATTTGAGAGTAAAGAACGTGCGGCTAATCAGCTAACCCTTGTTGTAC is a window of Myroides oncorhynchi DNA encoding:
- a CDS encoding TolC family protein; the encoded protein is MFKNTLVTVLCALSLGTFAQDGNKKTLILSKESAEAMFLEQNLDLIAKNLEISQAEAQLLQARLWPNPTFEVSEVNFWRTSDIEEQPKLVGNWGEAQQYAFRVEQMIQTGGKRKKTIELQKLTIEEKRQEFESIIRELKLELRNNLSDIQMLQEQRKIYEKQIESTQSLTLAYKNQLQQGNISQAQYIRLKAAELQFKKELVNINKELEEAIKDFKNYISIGNNTQVEITDLLIAPNKEVSELKLEDWIISAQEERPDALKSKTLEKQSVKRFEIEKAQRVPDITLGVDYDRGGNIMRDFVGFGISFDLPIFDRNKGNIKEAKIDIELAKLDTQTKLNEIANDIVEAFRNYHHAEALYKDIESDYEGQLDQLLDAYHRNFQKRNVSLIEYLDFVEAYIENKTILLETKKDLNDHFEKLQYAVGKDL
- a CDS encoding efflux RND transporter periplasmic adaptor subunit; translation: MTKYSILTLALFNIALVSCNKGSQNTEETTPTQECLSEAMKNTLKMEKVTLRSVERSLTLNGYIDYNQDKTVPYNSLVDGLVSNTYFSLGDYVTKGQLLAEIKSTDTNEIYSELKSTEAELKVALRELESVESMYKDGISSQKELVEAQEDVKTLKSKVTASKSSLAIFNSHGESGVVKVVAPQSGYIVTKSISTGMTVNAGDEPLFTIADLSDVWIMANVYTTNMRHIQPNQGVQVSTLAYPDEYFAGKVTKVSQVFDAEERVLKAQISMVNKEMKLKPGMSADIIIQLETNDGKSLAIPNTAIIFDNNQNYVVVYKNDCEQEIRKITPVSKNNIYTYVADGVKENEMVVTTNELLIYEQLTNKL
- a CDS encoding efflux RND transporter permease subunit, with protein sequence MQKFVKNIVSFSLKNTFIVIFGVLLLLFGGIYSYIHTPIEAFPDVTNTRARIITQWPGRSAEEVEKFITLPISKEVNTIPNKAEVRSISLFGLSVVTVLFNDEVDDFFAQQYASNRMGNVNLPEGAEFEIEPPSGATGEIFRYIVKSDLPIKEVTAIQDWVIERELLSVPGVADVVSFGGEEKIYEIQINPTELINYDLSPLDVYEAVEKSNINVGGDVIQRGDQAYVVRGVGLLDNAEDIENILIEVKGSTPILVKHVANVTISAKPRLGQVSYQDDEDVVQGIVVMLRGENPSAVIESLKAKIDDLNGRILPKNVQIETVVDRTHLVNNTVHTVSKNLVEGVILVSIIVFIFLYNWRTTFIVASVIPLAFLFAIIMLKIQGLPANLISMGALDFGLLLEGTLVIVEHVFVGLEKRAEQVGMARFNRMSKLGTIKKSATSVASYIFFALLILIVALMPIFSFQKVEGKMFSPLAFTLGYALLGSLILSLTYVPAMCKLLLTKDIKERENMISKFFKNNIYKMFNWSFTHKKLTLSLFVGLLVICGVRFHYYGSEFLPKLNEGALYIRATLPSSINLDESVRLSKEMKAKIREFDEVKFVLSQTGRPNDGTDPTGFFNIEFHAELKPENEWKRKISKDKLLEEIRLQLDNYPGVNFGFSQPIQDNVEEYVAGVKSSLVIKIFGDDLFELEKYANQVAKSIKDVEGVTDLNVFKNIGQPELRIKLHDHKMAKYAVTTADAQAVIAMTIGGQAATTLYENERMFDVVLRFDKGYRDSAEKIEEILIPSLDGKQVPLKEIATIDYHTGPAFIYREGGSRYIGIGFSIEGRDLGSTIAEARAKVDKEVKLPAANKMEWAGEFESKERAANQLTLVVPISLILILVLLYFNFGNVKDTAIAALTIPFAFIGGFMSLWMTGTIFGISAGIGFIILFGVATIDGIVLIGVMRENLQHRMPLIDAIKDGVKSRIRPVVMIALMGSMGLLPAALSNGMGSEIQKPLAIMIVGGLLICMILSFTILPLVFYWAYRNKK